GGTCAGGCTTCCTTAAACGCGTCCAAAACACTCACTTCGGCACGAAATAGCGCTCCTGGCCCACTTGAATGCCGATCCCGTGAAGACTGACGCCGATGAGCCGCGCATTCGTGCCGGGGATAAACTCATTCAACACAACGCGGCTGAAATTGATCATGGCAGACGGTTGAGGCCGGTATTTCGAAGGACGCCCCACGACATTCACGGTAATCTCCGGCAATTGAAGACGGCGCCGCTCGGAATCCGTCAATTCCGGCAAGGTCATGATATCCACTTCACCAGAAGGGGTATCCTGAGAGATCGTGGGCGTCTTCCGCGAGACAGGCGCCGCAACCGGCTCGGCTGCTTCCGCTGTGTCTGGATAGGCGGGAGCGGGCTCGGGCAGCGTATCCGTCGACGCGGCCATAGCATGCTTTGGCGGCGCGGCCGGGGCAGCCGGCGTATCGGGAACCACAACTTCCGGCTCCCATGGCGGCGCCGGTTCCGCGGGAGCCGGCCCAGGCGCGGGAGTGGGCGTGATGACAGCGGACGTCTCTGCCGCGACGGGTGGCGGCGGGACAATCTCCGCGACGGGCGCGGGTTCCACCAGTGTCGCGCCGGCAGCATTCTCAGCGGGAGATGTCGAGCTCGAAGCGGCTTCCGTCGCTGTCGGCCCATTCGACGGGGATGGTGCGGGGTCGCCAGTCGCAAGGGCCGGGGAAGCAGTGGCTTGGTGGGCGACAGTCTCTACGGATTCCGCCGCCCCTGACGAGAGCGCCGGCCGCACGATGGTTTGGGTTTCCGCGACGGGCTGAATCGGCGCCACCGCCGCCATGGGCTGCTCCTGATAGGCGGAACGCGCGCTCCCGTCGAACAAGCTGGCTTCATTCCTGAGATGAAGTGTGACCACCGCAGCCCCGCCTGAAACGGCCGCGACAACGGCTACGAAGGCCACGCTCAGCGCCAACGCATTGAGGGGAGTCCACGGCGACCGCAGCTTGCGTGCGCCATTCGCGGCGGTTCGCCCGGTCAACTCGTCCTCGATATCCAGGTCGTCGAACCCGCGCGCCAGCGCATCTTCCGCGGCATTGCGCTCCTCTTCCGCCTTGTTGAGCGCATCAAGAATCGAACTCATCCGTCTTCCCCACGCGCGGGCCCGGCCTCGTCGCTGCTATGAGGCACGAGCGGCGCCCCCGTATAAAGCGGAGCTGTCACCTCCTCACGCGTCTTTTGCGTTTCCTTCCCATATACCTCCTCCGCCAACAGCGCTTCAACGTCGCGCGAGGGCGGAGATGGCGGCAAATCTCCCTGCTGGGGCAAGTCTACCACAGTCACCAGAGGCACCGTCGTCTCCGGCGCCTTTTCCTGCGCATCCTCCGGCGCCACCGAGTCCACGGTTCCTGCGGCAGCCTCTTCGATTTGTTCCGGCGCCGGCGCGGGCGCGGCGTCGGAGGGCGTTTCTGATACGGCGGCCTCTGCGTTTGTGTTACCCGAATCCGCGGGCGCGGGCAACTCCTGCCCTGATGCTGTCTCGCTTTCTTTCACCTGCATGGTCTCAACAGAAGGTGACGGCGTTTCCGGAGGCGGGGAGGGCGCATCGTCCGAACCAGGCGCCGCATCGTCCGAACCAGGCGCACTCGCGGTTTGAACCGGACTGACCGCGCCCCTCTTGTCCAGCGCCGGCGTTGGAAAATCCGCAAGCCAACTGCACAGAACCATCCGCACCTGGCGGCCGGCTTTCCCGTCCTGCTTCAATGCTGTTTCGGACTGCAACCTCGACACGGCTCTCGTCGTCGCAGCGTCGTAAATGCCGGTCAATTCGCCCTCGTAACGGCCGAGCTGGCGCAGGCGGTGCTGAAGTGCGCGCACCTGGTCGCCTTGCATGTCCGGTTTCAATACTTCGGCGTCCGGCGCCGGGTCGCGCCAGAGTACGGCGGCTTGCGCAAGATAGGTCTTGGCAAACTCTTCGCGCGGCACAAGCGCGGTCTTCCCGCTTCCGGTCGAGCAGCGAATGTTGCCTTCTTCGAGCGAGAGCAGCGCAAGCCAAAACACCTTGTCTCCCGTACCCACGCGCACGAAGGCGGGAAGATTCAACGCCTCCAACTCGGTCAGACTGGGCGTCAACGGCTCCACCGTGAAACCGTAGGCCGAGGCAAACTCGCCAATATACCGCACACCGTCTCCCGCAGGCGCATCGGCAAGAAGCGCCATGCCCCAAGCCTGTAACAGGCTCGATGCAGCCGTTTTCAGGGCTTCCGCCGGGTCCAAACCATGAAGCTGTTCCACAAAACTCTGTGAGGGACCCTCGGCTTGAGGTGAGGACAGCTCTTCCGCGGACGCTGCGGCTGGAGGCGCGGCATCGGCAGCGTCCTTCGCTTCGATCGCCGGGGCCTCCGGCGGCGGCGCATCGGCCACGACCTCAGCGGCAGGGAGAGCGTTATCCGCCAAAGACCCGGACTCGTCCGGGGCCGCGGCGGACGCCTCGTCGCGGGGCACCACGGCGGCAACCAGCGCAATGGCGTCAAGAACGCCCGGTTTCCGGGGAGGCGGCGTTTCCTCGACGGGTTTCGAGGCATCTGGAACAACCGCCGCGCCGGAAGTCTGCCCATCAATTCCTTTCTCGGGAACGGGTGCGGGAGCAGGCTCGGACGGGACAGGACTGACCGTCTCCGACGTTTCAGTTTCCGCCACGGTGTCTTGGGGTTCGGGTGCGGGCTCGGATGCGGGCTCCGTTACGGGCTCGGGCTCCGTTGCGGGCGCGGGTTCTCCCGCGGGCGCGGATTCCGTTGCGGGCGCGGATTCTTGGGGTGGTTCAGGCGCTTCCGCCTTTAAGGCCACAACCTCCGGCTCGGGAGCTGACTTGGCTTCCGCGACCGGCATGACCCCTTCTGACCCTTCAAACCCTTCTGACCCTTCAAACTCTTCAAACCCTTCCGATCCGTCCCCTGGCTCGGACGACTCCCCGGGGGTTGCCAGCGCGGGCTCGGTCCTTTCGACGGCCGTTTGCGCTGGAGCCGGCCCCGCAGCGGGCGGAGCTGGCGGACTATTCAACAGGGCCACCAGCGAATCCAGCCGCCCGGCCAATGGCGAAATGATGAAGAGCCCCACCAGCACGATGAGCGCCGCCGCGCCCGCCAGGCGCGGGGTCGGCACGTACCGGCTGAGAAAACTTGTGCTCTTCCTGGCCCGGACCCGCTGGCCCCGGATTTCACGGGCAGCTTGTTTCACCAAGCCCCGGGTGATGTCGCGCGTCTCCTTGGCGTATCCGATAAGCAGCGCGCGATCGCATATCGCATTGATGACCCGCGGCGTGCCCTTCGAGTGCCGGTACACGCTCTTGATGGCGCTGCGCGTGAAGCGCACCTTCCGCATGCCCCCCGCGATACGAAGCCGGTAGGCGATGTATTGAAGGGTCTCCTTCTCGCCCAGGGGCTTGAGATGGTAGCGCGCCGTGATTCGTTGGTTGAGCTGCCGCAATTCGGGCAACTCGAGATGCTCTGCCAACTCCGGCTGGCCGATAAGCACGATTTGGAGCAGCTTCTGGCGCTCGGTCTCGAGATTCGACAACAACCGGATTTGCTCGAGCACCGGGGGCGTCAGGTTCTGGGCCTCATCGATTACCAGCACGCAATTCTTGTTCTTGGAATGACGGTCTAGAAGGTAGGTGTTGAGTTCGTCGATCAGGCCCTTAACCGAAATCGCCCGAGACCGGATCCCGAAATCCTCGTTGATCTTACGCAACAACTCCTCGGGCGACAGGCACGGATTGAAAATGAACGCCAACTCCACGTCCTGATCGAGTTGGCCCAGCAACGACCGGCAAATAGTCGTCTTGCCTGTCCCGATCTCGCCCGTAACCATGATGAACCCGACGCGGTTCCGAATCCCGAAAATCAAATGCGCGAATGCCTCTTTGTGCATCTCGCTGAGATACAAAAACCGGGGGTCCGGGGTCAGGTTGAACGGTTTTTCACGCAGCCCGTAAAAGGTCTCGTACATGCCGCCCCCAAGGACCTGCATCTCCAGGTATTTCTTGACAACTGAGCATATCACGGGAAGCGGTGGCAGTCAACGCAACCCGGCATGTCAAACGCCACCCGTCGCACGCCCGCATCGAATTTTGACACTCGGAATCGGCGTTTCTATAATGCCGGTTTCCATTTGTTCAAAATCTGGCACTCCGGTTGGGATATAGAGAACCATGGACGCTTATGATCGCATCACGGTAGGCCTTTCTTTCGACGACGTGCTGATTCGCCCCGCGAAATCAGAAGTGCTTCCTCGAGACGTCGACACCACCACGCGCCTGACCCACAACATTTCCCTGAATATTCCGCTCCTTAGCGCCGCCATGGACACCGTGACCGAGGCGCGTCTGGGAATCGCCATCGCCCAGGAGGGCGGCTTGGGCATTATCCATAAGAATCTCAGTATCGACGAACAAGCCTCGGAGGTCGACCGCGTCAAACGGTCCCAGGCGGGCATCATCACCTCGCCGATCACGCTGCGCCCCCACGACACCGTGCAGGAGGCCGAAAACCTCATGGCGCGGTTTCACGTGTCCGGCGTGCCCATTGTGGATGAGAACGGCAAGCTCGTCGGCCTCCTGACTAATCGCGACCGCCGCTTCCTGGAGAATCTCGACGTGCCGATCGAGTCCGTGATGACCAAAGACCATCTGGTAACGGTACCCCCCGGCACGACACTGGAAGCCGCTAAGGAACTGCTCCACAAGCATCGCATCGAAAAGCTGCCCATTGTCGAAAAGGACGGCACCCTCGTCGGATTGATCACCATCAAGGACATTATCAAGGCCCGCGATTACCCCGCCAGCTGCAAAGACGCGATGGGCCGATTGCGCGCCGGCGCCGCCCTCGGTGTCGGACCTGGCGAGCTGGACCGCGCACGGGCGCTCGTCGACGCGAACGTGGACGTGCTGGTCGTGGACACCGCGCACGGGCACACGAAACTGGTCATTGAAACGGTGCGCCGCGTCAAGGAGACGTTCCCCCAGATTGATTTGATCGCGGGGAACGTCGTGACCCGCGAGGGTGCGACAGACCTGATCGACGCCGGCGCGAACGCCATAAAGGTGGGCGTTGGCCCCGGCTCGATCTGCACCACGCGGGTCATCGCGGGCGCCGGCATGCCTCAGTTGTCCGCAATCATGGAAGTGGTCGCCGTGGCGCGCGAACGCAATATCCCGGTTATCGCGGACGGGGGCATCAAGTATTCCGGCGATATCGTGAAAGCCATCGCCGGCGGCGCCGACAGCGTCATGATCGGCAGCCTCTTCGCCGGGACCGCCGAAAGTCCCGGTGAGACCGTCCTCTACGAGGGCCGCACATACAAAGTTCACCGCGGGATGGGCTCGGTCAAGGCCATGCAGCGCGGCAGCAAAACACGCTATATGCAATTTGACGAGGACCCCGGCAAGTTGGTGCCCGAGGGTATCGAAGGGCGCGTGCCGTTCCGGGGGCCCCTGGCAGATTACGTGCACCAGCTGGTGGGCGGGTTGCGCTCGGGCATGGGGTATTGCGGGTGCCGCACCATCGCGGAACTCCAAACCAAAACGCAATTCGTCCGCGTGACGGCGTCCGGCATTCGCGAGAGCCATCCCCATGACATCACCATCACCGAAGACGCCCCCAATTACCAGGTCCCCAGGTGAGCCGCATGCAGGCCGAGCGCAACCCCGTCGTGGTGCTGGATTTCGGGGCGCAATACAGCAAGCTGATCGCGCGACGCGTGCGCGAAAGCCGTGTGTTCAGCCTTATTCTCCCCTACAACACCTCCATCGAAGTGCTGCGCGGTCTCGAGCCCGGCGCGATCATTTTCAGCGGCGGCCCGGCCAGCGTGCATGCCGAGGGCGCTCCGTTGCCCGACCCCGAGGTGTTCGATCTAGGCGTGCCCATCCTGGGCATCTGTTACGGCGTCCAGTTATTTGCCCACATGCTCGGCGGCAAGGTGACTCGTTCTGATAAGCGCGAGTACGGCATTGCTCATCTCGCTCAAACGGGCGGCGGCGCGCTGTTCAAAGCGGTACAGCCGAGAACACAGGTCTGGATGAGCCACGGCGACGCCGTCACCGCGCTTCCCCCGGGGTTCGAGGTGCTGGGCACGACCGAGAACTGCCCCTACGCGGCCATTGCCGACCCGGCGCGCAGACTGTACGGCGTCCAGTTCCATCCGGAGGTCGTTCATACCCCCGAGGGGGCGGCGATCCTGGCCAATTTCCTCCACGGGATTTGCGGGCTCTCGGGCAAATGGACCATGGGCTCGTTCATTGAGGAAGAGATCGCCCGTATCCGCGCGCAGGTGGGCGGACGGCATGTGCTGTGCGGATTGAGCGGCGGAGTGGATTCCAGCGTAGCGGCCATGCTTATCCATCGCGCCATCGGCAACCAGCTCACCTGCGTCTTCGTGAATAACGGACTGTTGCGGAAAGGCGAAGCCGGCCTGGTTCAGAGGGTGTTCCGCGACAACTTTCACGTCGACCTGCGCTACGTCGATGCCGAGACCCGGTTCCTCGCCGCGCTGGCGGGCGTGAGCGACCCCGAGCAAAAACGCAAGATTATCGGCAACCTCTTTATCGATGTGTTCGAGGAGGAAGCCCGCAAGATCGGGGACGCCGAGATCCTGGCCCAGGGCACGCTGTACCCCGACGTGATCGAAAGCGTTTCCGCGACCGGCGGCCCCTCCGTAACCATCAAGAGCCATCACAACGTCGGCGGTTTGCCCGGGAAAATGAAGATGGAACTCCTCGAACCATTGCGCGAGCTTTTCAAAGACGAAGTTCGCGCCCTCGGCCGCGAGTTGGGCCTGCCGGAGGAGATTGTCGGCCGCCACCCCTTCCCCGGGCCAGGACTCGGGGTTCGGTGCGTCGGCCCCGTGACCAGGCAGCGCCTGGATACCCTGCGCGACGCCGACGCCATCTTCATCGAGGAAATCAAGCAGGCCGGCCTCTACGACGAAATCTGGCAGGCGCTGGTGTGCCTGCTTCCCGTTCGAAGCGTAGGCGTGCAGGGAGATGAGCGCACGTATGAGGAAGTGTGCTCGCTGCGCGCGGTGACGTCCGAAGACGCCATGACCGCCGACTGGTTCCGGTTCCCGCCGGAGGTCTTGCAGCGCATCGCCAACCGGATCTGTAACGAGGTGCGGCACGTCAACCGGGTGCTGTACGATATCACCTCGAAACCGCCTGGCACCATCGAGTGGGAGTAGCCGCGCCCCGGCGCGGGGTCAGTCCCAATCCATGGTCTCGAGATGGCGGCGCAAATGGCCCGCAGTGCGAAATTTCTTCACAATCAGCGACCGCTTGAGCCCGCAGCAGATCGCCTTGATCTCAGGCCGGTGCGAGGCGTACCGCTTCGCGCCCCCGATGGCGTCGTAGAAGAGACGGATAGCCGAGCATACGTCGTCTTCGATGTGCTCGCGGGTGCGCCGTCCCCAGTGATACATGTCCACCAGTTTCACGTCGAATCCAAGGCCCTTGCGCCGGACCATCACGTTTTCGAGATGCAGGTCGCCGTGATATTCGCCCCGGCGGTGAATCTGCTCGAGGCCCGCCGCGATAGGGTGCAGAAGATGCAGTCCCTCGAAGGATTGAAGGCACTTGCCCGGTTGCCGGGCGATAAGCGCCGGAAGCAACTCTCCCTGGACGTACTCGCTGACCAGAAACGTGATCTTCGTTCCGCGGTACACAAAGGTGTCTTGCGTGTGATATTGGATCAGGATTGGGCAGTCGCGAAGCTTGTCGAGCTTGGTCGCGTAGAACCGCACGGCCCGGTTCGCGGGATTGCGCTGGGGGAAAAAGAGTTTCGCGGCCCGCTCGATGCCGGTCGCGATTT
The DNA window shown above is from Candidatus Hydrogenedentota bacterium and carries:
- a CDS encoding AAA family ATPase, with translation MQVLGGGMYETFYGLREKPFNLTPDPRFLYLSEMHKEAFAHLIFGIRNRVGFIMVTGEIGTGKTTICRSLLGQLDQDVELAFIFNPCLSPEELLRKINEDFGIRSRAISVKGLIDELNTYLLDRHSKNKNCVLVIDEAQNLTPPVLEQIRLLSNLETERQKLLQIVLIGQPELAEHLELPELRQLNQRITARYHLKPLGEKETLQYIAYRLRIAGGMRKVRFTRSAIKSVYRHSKGTPRVINAICDRALLIGYAKETRDITRGLVKQAAREIRGQRVRARKSTSFLSRYVPTPRLAGAAALIVLVGLFIISPLAGRLDSLVALLNSPPAPPAAGPAPAQTAVERTEPALATPGESSEPGDGSEGFEEFEGSEGFEGSEGVMPVAEAKSAPEPEVVALKAEAPEPPQESAPATESAPAGEPAPATEPEPVTEPASEPAPEPQDTVAETETSETVSPVPSEPAPAPVPEKGIDGQTSGAAVVPDASKPVEETPPPRKPGVLDAIALVAAVVPRDEASAAAPDESGSLADNALPAAEVVADAPPPEAPAIEAKDAADAAPPAAASAEELSSPQAEGPSQSFVEQLHGLDPAEALKTAASSLLQAWGMALLADAPAGDGVRYIGEFASAYGFTVEPLTPSLTELEALNLPAFVRVGTGDKVFWLALLSLEEGNIRCSTGSGKTALVPREEFAKTYLAQAAVLWRDPAPDAEVLKPDMQGDQVRALQHRLRQLGRYEGELTGIYDAATTRAVSRLQSETALKQDGKAGRQVRMVLCSWLADFPTPALDKRGAVSPVQTASAPGSDDAAPGSDDAPSPPPETPSPSVETMQVKESETASGQELPAPADSGNTNAEAAVSETPSDAAPAPAPEQIEEAAAGTVDSVAPEDAQEKAPETTVPLVTVVDLPQQGDLPPSPPSRDVEALLAEEVYGKETQKTREEVTAPLYTGAPLVPHSSDEAGPARGEDG
- the guaB gene encoding IMP dehydrogenase gives rise to the protein MDAYDRITVGLSFDDVLIRPAKSEVLPRDVDTTTRLTHNISLNIPLLSAAMDTVTEARLGIAIAQEGGLGIIHKNLSIDEQASEVDRVKRSQAGIITSPITLRPHDTVQEAENLMARFHVSGVPIVDENGKLVGLLTNRDRRFLENLDVPIESVMTKDHLVTVPPGTTLEAAKELLHKHRIEKLPIVEKDGTLVGLITIKDIIKARDYPASCKDAMGRLRAGAALGVGPGELDRARALVDANVDVLVVDTAHGHTKLVIETVRRVKETFPQIDLIAGNVVTREGATDLIDAGANAIKVGVGPGSICTTRVIAGAGMPQLSAIMEVVAVARERNIPVIADGGIKYSGDIVKAIAGGADSVMIGSLFAGTAESPGETVLYEGRTYKVHRGMGSVKAMQRGSKTRYMQFDEDPGKLVPEGIEGRVPFRGPLADYVHQLVGGLRSGMGYCGCRTIAELQTKTQFVRVTASGIRESHPHDITITEDAPNYQVPR
- the guaA gene encoding glutamine-hydrolyzing GMP synthase; amino-acid sequence: MQAERNPVVVLDFGAQYSKLIARRVRESRVFSLILPYNTSIEVLRGLEPGAIIFSGGPASVHAEGAPLPDPEVFDLGVPILGICYGVQLFAHMLGGKVTRSDKREYGIAHLAQTGGGALFKAVQPRTQVWMSHGDAVTALPPGFEVLGTTENCPYAAIADPARRLYGVQFHPEVVHTPEGAAILANFLHGICGLSGKWTMGSFIEEEIARIRAQVGGRHVLCGLSGGVDSSVAAMLIHRAIGNQLTCVFVNNGLLRKGEAGLVQRVFRDNFHVDLRYVDAETRFLAALAGVSDPEQKRKIIGNLFIDVFEEEARKIGDAEILAQGTLYPDVIESVSATGGPSVTIKSHHNVGGLPGKMKMELLEPLRELFKDEVRALGRELGLPEEIVGRHPFPGPGLGVRCVGPVTRQRLDTLRDADAIFIEEIKQAGLYDEIWQALVCLLPVRSVGVQGDERTYEEVCSLRAVTSEDAMTADWFRFPPEVLQRIANRICNEVRHVNRVLYDITSKPPGTIEWE
- a CDS encoding serine/threonine-protein kinase, translating into MSSGALSIERFNLEPGRRLGAKYILGPMLGYGWEGEVYHVTEIATGIERAAKLFFPQRNPANRAVRFYATKLDKLRDCPILIQYHTQDTFVYRGTKITFLVSEYVQGELLPALIARQPGKCLQSFEGLHLLHPIAAGLEQIHRRGEYHGDLHLENVMVRRKGLGFDVKLVDMYHWGRRTREHIEDDVCSAIRLFYDAIGGAKRYASHRPEIKAICCGLKRSLIVKKFRTAGHLRRHLETMDWD